One window of Papaver somniferum cultivar HN1 chromosome 9, ASM357369v1, whole genome shotgun sequence genomic DNA carries:
- the LOC113308486 gene encoding CASP-like protein 5A2 gives MNVSHPTVHPIEAPPLTTTDGGGVVNEVPVRVRMKDVQGMPGTLGGLLLRICQFFFAVAALSVMTSTSDFASVTAFCYLVVAVALQSSWSLLLAMVDIYALLVCRCLRNSRVVVFFTIGDGITSTLTFAAACASAGITVLIGNDLNECGQNHCVRFETATAMAFLSWFTVSPSFLLNFWSLAAH, from the exons ATGAACGTGAGTCATCCAACTGTTCACCCAATAGAAGCTCCACCACTTACAACGACTGATGGTGGTGGTGTAGTTAATGAAGTACCAGTTAGAGTAAGAATGAAAGATGTTCAAGGCATGCCGGGTACTTTAGGAGGTCTTTTGTTAAGGATTTGTCAATTCTTTTTTGCAGTTGCTGCTCTTTCTGTTATGACTTCTACTAGTGATTTCGCTTCTGTAACAGCATTCTG TTACCTTGTTGTGGCGGTTGCGTTGCAAAGCTCGTGGAGTCTCTTGCTAGCCATGGTTGATATATATGCCCTTCTAGTGTGTCGTTGTTTGCGGAATTCTCGTGTTGTTGTTTTCTTCACCATTGGAGACGGG ATCACATCCACATTGACATTTGCTGCAGCATGTGCATCTGCAGGCATCACAGTACTCATTGGGAATGATCTTAATGAATGTGGCCAGAACCATTGTGTTAGGTTTGAGACCGCAACGGCAATGGCCTTCTTGAGTTGGTTCACCGTGTCACCATCATTTCTCTTAAACTTCTGGTCTTTGGCTGCTCATTGA